CAGGCCTTTTTGTCCTGCACACTGATAGGTCTGAGTTTCCTTTTGGCTGGAACGTGTAGGAACCCAAGTCCTGCACTGGGGACATAATGTGCAAGAGTCTGAGTCTGTACAAACACGGGACAAAAAATGCTGCTGCCCTGGAGCACTTGCAATATGTTTATAACTCATTAGGTGATAGTGACAGGCTAGTGACAAAAGGGCGAACATTCAGGAACAGCATCAGGCTACATAAACATcaccaacttcttttttttttttttgaaaatcatggCAAAAGACTGTTTTTAAGAAGGGTTTGGCATTGGACAGTGCTCCACGTTCCACGCATGGGTGGATCTGCCCGCGGTGCAGGCAGGGAGAGTGGTTAACCATCCCCGGCATCACCCGGAGTGCGAGTGAGAATGAGCCTCCCTTTGTGTCGTGGAAGGGATGTCCCAGCCGCTGGCGTCCTCCTGCCCCTCAGCACTAACGAAGGGGACAGGGGCCTCTGGGAACTGGGTCAGTGGCAGCTCCAGTGCCGTGCAGCTTAATTAACACAGGGAAAATGAGCGAGAGGGAAGGAATCCCGCATGGCcggcaggaaaagcagctgtgtTTGAACAAGCAGATAAAGATGCTTTTCCACCTGCCCCGGTGAGCTGCCTCTTGAGGTTCCCTGCAGGCTGGAAGGCACAGTCCCTGCTGCCGAGGACAGCCCTGCAAGTTGCTCTGCTACTGAACCTCTCCATAACATGAACTAGTCACATTTCCTTTCTGCGAAGCACGCTTTGGTTGCTCTAATATTCCTCAAAGGGCCAACAGCCCAGCTTTTAGACTCTGCAGACCTCTTGCAAGAAATCACTTGCTGCGCTGGTGTGGTCCTGCACGGCTTGGGTTCTGTTTTCCTTGGCTTCGTTAACATGACTATATTTAGAGCCTGTCAGCAAGCAAAAATCTAGGGCTCTGTTGAACCCAGAGCAAGGGAGAGCCTTTGCTTTCAGACCAGGAGTGAGATAAGCAACAAAGTTCTCTGCCGAAGAGCTTTGGGTCAGGGTGGATTGAACATGGAGCCTAATGACATGTCTGGACCCAGATCAGATTTTCCTGTTAGCACAGGGTCTGTCAAAGTTGCAGTCTTTATGCAGACACCTTGCTTCCTCAAACTAATTTTCATCCACCGAGTTCTCTGCGTCTCAAGCAATGCGAGTGTGTCCCTCCTGCCCCGACACGGTTGGCAGGGGGATGTGGAGTGTTGTAATATTGGGAGCATCAGTGCTGGAAACAGAAACACTTGGAAATTATCCTGTTACTGTCCCTCCGTTCACTGTGCAAGCGCTGCCCAGACCTGGGGTTTACGTTGACTAATCGGCTGAGTAACAGAGTCTCCTCTCGAATGCTCCTCCTGCTCCGGAGCCAGAAGGAGCCGCACACCGAGGAACGGGAACGGCGTACCCGTGGTTACGCAGTGAGTCAGGCAGAGGCGGGAACTCACACCTGGCATCTTTAAATTCCTGCTTCCTACGTCTCACGGCCTCTTATTTTTAGtgctcctccttttcctctcccgGCCTTTTTGCCTCTTACCCGCTGCAGGATTCGTTACATGTGTGATATCCAAGGTGACGGTGTGTCACTTGTGACCACTGCCAAGAAAACGAGACATCTGCCCTCTGCCACAGAAAGCCACACAAAGAAACTGAAGTTCCGTTTATTTCTTATCTTTGTGGAATATTTTACCATGCTCTGCCTGCGCTGGCGAGACGCCAGGTCTCCTCCACTCCCATGCCTTCAGCATTGCACGCGTGATACtagtttctgtttttctggaaatgcccttgccGCGCTCTCCCCGGAGTGGGACCGCTGCCCGTGCCCACCGTCGGTGCCGTCGCATAATCGCTGGCAAGAACCCGTGGGTGGATTTCCCAAATCCCACTTCAGCGTTCAGCAAGGTGTAACAGCTGCTGTGATCAATGTTTTAAAGCAAGTCTGTCTGATTAAAAAGTTACAGTAAAGCCTTTAGCTTCCCCCTGACTAGCTAAATAATTCACGGGAGTGGCTCTAAGCGTTTTAAGCTTCTTGCATCTGTGAGTAAGCAGAAAATTCACAGTGATTCTGTGGAGAGGCAGCCCGGCCAGCTGGGTCACGTTTCTACAAGCTGCTGTACCGGGAGCCAGGTGGTTTCAGGATTTTATTGGTTTCTGAGGTATACTGGAGTCAAAGCTGGAAAAAATGCTCTCTTTTATCACCCATTTTTTACTGATACTCTTTATGCTAATATAACCGGTTTGTGCTAGCAGTCAGTGCAGAAATTATACTCTGTAGTTTAAAAAATCAGCGTAAATGGAACTATGCGTGCGCAGCATGAGATGCCACGGAGGTGAAGGCAAAGAGCCGTTCTGGGGGTGTCAGGAAAAAGAGGGTATGTGTGTAAAACCCTCAGCCGTGGTGCCATTCCCACAGAAATGCCAGGACAGATAACTTGCTGTAAACGCGGCGTGGCAAGGGGAAGCCGTAGCGTTGTTCCCCCGTACAGCGCCGAGCGCAGGCGCTGCTCCAGGAAGGGGGCTCGGCCCCAGCTGCGGCTGTACCGGGGCGGCGGAAGGCGAGAGCCCCGGGCCGCCAAgggccgcgctgccctgcgcggagccgcccgcggcgccgcctcccgccgctggcaggcggcggcgggagtGAAGgtcggcggcggggccgggcgctgccgcgggggcgggcgctgccggcggagcggccgcggcgctgctgggCACCTGCcgccggcggagcggagcggagcggagcggggcgggcgggcgcggccaTGGCGCGGTGCCCCCGCtgcgccgccgcgctgctgccgctgctgctgccgctgctgctggcggccctggcgcgccgcgccgccgccggctgcgccGCCCTCCGCCTCTGCTGCGCGGGCCGCGACCTGGGCTGCCGCAGCGCCGGGTGGCGGCCCGACGGCTCCCACGGCCCCTGCTACTGCGACCAGGCGTGCGCGCACACCCTCGACTGCTGCCACGACTACGCGCAGGCCTGCCCAGGTGAGCGccgccccgtgcggctccggccgcggggagcctcgcggcggcccggcccggcccggcggagcgggagggggctgggggccgctgcggccgccgctgccGTGTCGGGCGGCGCTGAGCCCCCCGGGCCCGCGCGGAGCGtggcgggggccggggcacccCGAGGGGAGACACCCGCCGTTCCCAGCGCGGGGGCGGAGGCGCTGGGAGGTTCAGCGGCGTGTCAggctgcgcggggcagcgggcgAAGCGGGACGTTTCCTCGTTGAGTCAGGACGGCCAGAGCCGTTCGCCCCTCGGGGACCGAGTTACTATGGACGGGGTCGAATCCGCCGCTCGTTTAATCCCTGCAGAAGGCACAGACGGCCCCGGCGTTTGCTGTTCTGGCGTTTGGGCCGGCAGGAGCCTTCGCCGCGGCTGCTGTgctgcggggagcggggcagcgctCCGGCAACGTGCTCTGGCAGAGAGCGCTGGACGAGGGAGGTAACTTGTTTCAGCGAGTGCCGCGATCTCATACTTCTTTCCCACAAAGCATCCTTAAAGAGTCCTATGCACTCAGataatgcctttttttaattttaatatccgtgcaaaagtttttaaagcaaagttttgCTTTAGGCAGATAGGCAGTTGTGCCAGTGATTTGATTTAATTCCTTTCAAAAGAGAGCTGGAAAAGAGGTGGGAAATAACTTCTTAAATCATTTGGGAATGATCTTAATGTCAGTGAGTGAGGACAGGTTCACAGGTCTGGAGACTAAAAACTCTTAACTGCAACATAAATAGCAGCAAGCATAAAAATGACATGTATGTAATCCTGTAAATCTGCCTCCGCTCTGACCCGAGGCAGCCACCTCCATGCAGGTCTGACGGGAGGGTGCAGCTCGGCTGTGCTGCTGTCGAGCATGTCGGCGGAGGGGCACGTTGTTGCGAGATGCAGACACATCCTGAAAAGCCCCGAAACCGAACCATTTCAGGCGTGGAGAACAACTGCAGCACTGGCACCACGCATGGCCCTGTGGCTCTACTTTGCTGCAGTCCTGGGGCTGCTCTCTCAGAGACACCCTGTAGGGTTAAGGTTATTAATTTCCAGTTTGCTATGCAGTTTCAATTCGCCTTCGTATCCCCTCGGAGGGCAGAAGGTGACGCCTTATTCCGTGTCCGAAGGTGGCTGCGCGTTGGGGTGATCCTTCGGCGCGGCTGTATCCGAATCCCGCTGCTCTGCGAGTTTCCGGGCCCTGGGGTGGGCAGGACCCTCGTGTGCACAAGCGGAGTGAGAAAAACGTGTTTGCAGACACTTGTTCTGCATCGCGAGGAAACAGGAAAGGGCAGTTACAGCTCCGCGTCTGCGCTGGTCGCTTCCGCAGCGCTGAGCCCTTGCCGGTGCGGCGCGGTGCTGCGCGGTGCTGCGCGGTGctgcgcggtgcggtgcggtgcggtgcggagcggagcggtgctgcgcggtgcggtgcggagcggtgcggtgcggtgcggtgcggtgggCGCCTGCCGCAGCGCCGCCCCGTGGCCCGCTGCGGGTACAGCAGCGCCCCGGCCGCTGCGGTTCGGTCACAAACGTGGGTGTGCGCCTGGGGAGGTGTTGCTCCCTGGTTTCTTGTGACTGGTTTGCGTTGGATGTAAGGGGTCCAGTTCTACTCCACCGTCTTGAAtcatctctttttccagtgcttttctttctcctaccACTGCAGAGCGCTTTATTAAACTGACTTTAAAGCAAAATACTAAGACAAGGGCATTAGTATCTGAAGCCAAATGAAAGTGAAAAGAGCAGAAGatccaaatatttatttattccaaataAATAAGATGCATGAGAGGATTAATTTTGGTCAGCTTATGATCCGATACACAGGCTTTCTTGTGGTGTATTGCTGCATATATGAAAGGTCTCAATTACTTAGATGATTGATTTAATTCCTAATCTTTTAATAGGTTTAAAAAAGATGTTTATGGTGCCTTgagacaaaaagagaagaaataatattGAAATATCTTTCTAAACTTTCTAAAGACAAGAAGTTAATTTGGTAATTAGGAGTTATTTGTGTTCCAGTGGAGAATAAAGTGAGGTATCAAACTTGGGCTGCTCAGCAAGGCTGGGATTCACAACAGTGACCAGCAGCATCCCCACAAATCAGAGGGTCTCAGGCTTTTGAATGCCTATGTAAATCTGAGTGCAGACGTACGTTATTGTAAGGTGCTGAGCATCTTGGCTCTCAATTGATTTGAATGGGCTCCTCCACATCTTAAAATTGAGCGGCAGATTAGCAGCAGAGCTGGATTTAGAACTGAGGAATTCCTCGTGCCTGAGCTCAGCATCATGGGTCAAGTTCTTCCCGCCTGTGTAGTTTGCTCCCTGAGTGCTCACAGAGACTTTGGTGGAAGCTGGCTTGCAATGGGGCCTTTTTCTCAGTGACATGGTAGATGCTGTCTCTGAACTAGTCACTGTATGCAAGAGGCGGCCAGTGGTTGAACTAGAAATGTAGGAAACTTGGTAGGGCACCTACTTGCTGCTACAGTTGAAGTGTCTTCATAGATGTTTGATGTCCTGAGAAGTGCTGGTATGGTATATTTTCATATACTGTCCCCTTTCAGCCACTGGTGGGACCATGGCCAGTTGAGAATATACAGAAAGCATGAGTAGATTTCTCAGCAGAAAAGAGCCTTTGGCTTGAGGAAGGGCTCCGTAATTCCTGTGGCGATGTGGCACAACACAGCTCGCTGTTTGGTGTGTCCAGCGATGCATGCTGAAAGCTGCCTGAGATAAATCAAATAGAGGCCAGCCAAACCTCAGAGAAAAAGGGATGTAACCAAACAGGGTAAAGTCCGGCTTGTCGGGTCTGTGGGCTTCTGTTACCGTTCTTTGTCAGGCAGGGAAGGTTGTGAACTGTGAGACACAATTGGTTAGAAAAGGCATGTGAGGCTGCGTGCTCGTCGATGCCCGCCGGCCAGGGAGAGCTGCTGGGAGGCGGTCCAGTGTCCTGCCTGGGGAGGGATGCTGGAACAGCCACGGCTGAGATCCCGGTGCCCTTTTCTTCTGCTGCGCCAGGTGCACGGTGGGATGGTATGGTTCACAGATAGAGAGGGGAAATGGGTGCAGTAAAATGTTTTGGGGAGTTCGTGTGGCAGGTAATCTCTTCTGTGCTGTAATAATAAATCTATGGGCTAGTGTCTGCAGAACTGTCTCTGAGGATGCAGGAAGAAATGTCTCTGTAATGCAATAGGGACAGCGAAGCTGAGTGATGCTCTGTAATGTCTCCTATACCTACCTCTGCTTTCCTAAGGCCATGGAAGGCTTGTTGCATTCACTGCGTCCTGTTAAGACTGAATAGCTCAGGTTTCTGCTCAGTCCAAATTTTGCTTGCTGGATGAAGCTGCCACCCAAGTAGATGAAAGGCTCTGGGAGGACAGAACTCACCCTTCTTCTgtctaaatatttgcaaaattagCAGTTACTAGTGGCAGTGGAAAATGTGAACGCACACATACTCAACCCGCTTCTAACGCTTTACGTGACTGTATCGAGACCCACCAAATCAACCACACTGACCTGGCGACGATGGTAcaaatttctctgtgctttttttcctggcaggGTGTTTGCTTGATATCTAAAATGCTTCTGTGAATAATACTGAGAACAACTACTATGCTTTGTCCAGTCTGCTTGGCTGTAAAGAAATAGGCAGCACGTGGTGGGAGGTGAGTTGAGTGAATAATTCTGCTGGTGGAAAATCGGAGCAAAATCTGTGATTTCCTGCTGTTGTATTTCTTACATGAATCCAAAGGATGTGGCAAGTTTTTTAGCTCTCCAGACTGACCTCCaagtgtggtgggtttttttcttatttttccccttAGTATATCATTCTGGATGGTTAGGTTGCGTTGGTTAGTTACAATCGATCAAGTACACCAAGCTGCCTTTGAGATGGACTAGCAGGCGAACGGAACGCTCTTGTGCACTTCTCTTGAAGGTTTCCTGTGTTATTTTTGATGGGTCTCTCCAAAGATTCAATCCTACGAAACTCAGCTATGGGTACGTTGATGGGAAAAGATCTCAGAAAGGGTTACATGACACAGGGACTGATACCAATGTATTTGAGAGTGAATGGATGTGATATTGAATGCTAAAGGAAGAGATTTCTTCAGCTGTTTGTAGGCCAAAGCTTAGGAGTCTGTTATGGTGGGTACTGAGAGCAAGCAGAGATGCTCAATGATGCAAATATTTTTTGAAGCATTACTTAGTACTAGTTCCCAAAATTCAAAATCATGAGTTAGATCCTCAAAATATTTTGTGGTTTGTACAAGGTAAAAGCCATTATATTGTATTTTGCTTCCTGAACTTTCTGCTCTCAACTCTAGCATGCTGTGAGATGGTGCAGATTCCCTGGCTGCTTGTCGCTTGCCGTGTGATGTCTGAAAAGAGAAGTCGGTGGGATTTTAGGCCTTATCTGCATGAAAGGTCTACAAcactctcccttcccctcctcctcattTCTTGAAGACTCAGTGTGACCTAGTCtcattttaaagcttcttttcaGTCCATCTGGTGCAAGTGACAGTTTGCGCTGGTGGCTACAGAGAGATGACTGGCCCCGTGCGGACTAGCTTCGACCACTGGACCTCCTCACCAAGTACTTTCCTGGGAAGGAGCTCCTAAGAGTTTGGGAGCTGCCCCACGCAACTTTGGGGCAGGCTAGAAAGGAGCTGTGAAATCAGGAAGGCTGTTGTGCTGAGCTGTGTCAGAAAGTGCCTTTCCTGGGAAAGTTTATCATTTGTGTCGTTTCTGTAACCTTCTGCACTGCTGTTTCCTGCTCTTCCAGTTATCTCCTGTGTCGTGTCGCAGTGGAGCGTGTGGAGTGGCTGCGCAGAGCCTTGCAAGACAACGTATCGCGCTCGGAGGCGGCACGTCATTCAGGAGCCCAGGAACGGCGGGGAGCCGTGCCCCGCTCTGGAGGAGAGGGCGGGCTGCGTGGAGTACTGGAGTCAGCACGGAGCTGAGTGCAAGCAGTCGCTGAGTGAGTCTGCTGAGAGCCTGTCTCAGAAATGGGGGAGGACTGCGGGCCAGCAGCGTTGGTCTTTCTTGCATTTGAAAAGAGCTGTTTCCAGACGCCAGCGTATTTGCTCTGGGCCTCTCTGGTGTGACTGGGAACTGAACCCTTCACACAGGGGCTTAGAGAGATCCTTCCCGGGACAATACCTAAGAATAGCGCCTGCC
The sequence above is a segment of the Dromaius novaehollandiae isolate bDroNov1 chromosome 16, bDroNov1.hap1, whole genome shotgun sequence genome. Coding sequences within it:
- the LOC112986967 gene encoding somatomedin-B and thrombospondin type-1 domain-containing protein-like, translating into MARCPRCAAALLPLLLPLLLAALARRAAAGCAALRLCCAGRDLGCRSAGWRPDGSHGPCYCDQACAHTLDCCHDYAQACPVISCVVSQWSVWSGCAEPCKTTYRARRRHVIQEPRNGGEPCPALEERAGCVEYWSQHGAECKQSLIPALITTGGFGKARKKRAAADGNERAGYCVEFQLAAITPGCLHGHRSYTHWMRYLREGHTVCVECQHPALDSRSLHCYGDGSGSKKNQLLHWQAVGNPQCRGTWKRIRQLDTCSCPSVHSFLFI